In a single window of the Orbaceae bacterium lpD04 genome:
- a CDS encoding glutathione S-transferase, with translation MDYTLYIGNKNYSTWSMRPWVVMKYFDINFDEKLIRFDSFANDSLFKQTILTINPYGTVPVLINDDTTITDSLAICEYLAENHQNLALWPKDPKQKAIARSIVAKMHNGYLHIRNHLPMNIEASLAQIGQIILRDHLDVKNEIKFFDEQISSILAKSNGKYLFGDFSVADAFYAPMCLRLKTYQIPTSNHLNRYIETIYQTKGISDWIAEALLEKDFIPMDEPYRFNR, from the coding sequence ATGGACTACACCCTCTACATCGGTAATAAAAATTACTCTACATGGTCAATGCGCCCTTGGGTCGTAATGAAATATTTTGATATCAATTTTGATGAAAAATTGATTCGATTTGATAGCTTTGCTAATGACTCTCTCTTTAAACAAACCATTCTAACGATTAATCCTTATGGTACCGTGCCGGTACTGATTAATGATGATACCACCATCACCGATTCTTTAGCGATTTGTGAATACCTTGCAGAAAACCATCAAAATTTAGCGTTATGGCCGAAAGATCCGAAACAAAAAGCCATAGCAAGAAGCATCGTTGCAAAAATGCATAATGGCTATTTGCATATTCGTAATCATTTACCGATGAATATTGAAGCGTCACTCGCTCAAATTGGTCAAATTATTTTACGTGACCACCTTGACGTTAAAAATGAAATTAAATTTTTTGATGAACAGATATCATCAATTTTAGCTAAGTCGAATGGGAAATATTTATTTGGTGATTTTAGTGTTGCTGATGCATTTTATGCACCGATGTGTTTAAGATTAAAAACCTATCAAATTCCAACTTCGAACCATTTGAATCGTTATATTGAGACTATCTACCAAACAAAAGGGATTAGTGACTGGATTGCAGAGGCCTTACTTGAAAAAGATTTTATCCCCATGGATGAACCCTACCGATTTAATCGCTAA
- a CDS encoding putative quinol monooxygenase, protein MSILNIVAIFTIKPEFNAEFQTEFKKIVEGSRKEQGCIQYDLNQDVKDPYTYVFTESWQSKQAIDEHNAEPHYKHFAQFAEGKVAKKKVHVMKHVI, encoded by the coding sequence ATGAGTATATTAAATATTGTCGCAATTTTTACTATTAAGCCTGAATTTAATGCTGAGTTTCAAACTGAATTTAAAAAAATTGTTGAAGGTAGTCGTAAAGAGCAAGGCTGCATTCAATATGATCTTAATCAAGATGTAAAAGATCCCTATACTTATGTTTTTACTGAGTCTTGGCAATCGAAACAAGCGATAGATGAGCATAATGCAGAGCCACATTATAAACATTTCGCGCAGTTTGCTGAGGGTAAAGTTGCGAAAAAAAAAGTTCATGTGATGAAACACGTTATTTAA
- a CDS encoding amidohydrolase family protein: MINKEILLASRDQSLKAFLMKSIKEQGGWVNAHMHADRAFTITRDSFDVYQKQTLIEKWDTLDKIKAAMSEDDYYRHFSMAVERMIEQGVTAMGSFVDIDPIAQERAIKAALKARENYKKDIIIKLVNQTLKGVIDKEARYWFDKGADLVDIIGGLPRRDERDHGPGMGLVHLDVLMQTAKKLGKMVHVHVDQFNSQDEIETEQLTDKTIEHGMHGRVVAIHSISITAHSLEYRQKLYAKMKEAKMMVIACPFAWIDSPRREDQGPTRNSLTPVDELSMAGIPVAIGTDNISDYMLPFSTGNMWEELKLLVTGCRYTDLDNVINVATKNGRLVLGIK; the protein is encoded by the coding sequence ATGATAAATAAAGAAATTTTATTGGCGAGTCGAGATCAAAGTTTAAAGGCCTTTCTGATGAAAAGCATTAAAGAACAAGGTGGATGGGTTAATGCACATATGCATGCCGATCGCGCTTTTACTATCACTCGCGATAGCTTTGATGTCTATCAAAAGCAAACGCTTATCGAAAAATGGGATACATTAGATAAAATAAAAGCGGCAATGAGTGAAGATGACTATTATCGCCACTTTAGTATGGCCGTTGAGCGAATGATAGAACAGGGCGTAACCGCCATGGGATCATTTGTTGATATTGATCCTATCGCCCAAGAACGAGCAATTAAAGCGGCACTTAAAGCGCGAGAAAACTATAAAAAAGATATTATTATTAAATTAGTTAACCAAACATTAAAAGGCGTTATTGACAAAGAAGCGCGTTATTGGTTTGATAAAGGTGCTGATTTAGTCGATATTATTGGTGGCCTACCAAGGCGTGATGAACGCGATCATGGCCCGGGAATGGGGCTCGTACATTTAGATGTATTAATGCAAACAGCTAAAAAATTAGGTAAAATGGTGCACGTGCATGTTGATCAGTTCAATTCTCAAGATGAAATTGAAACCGAGCAACTTACCGACAAAACAATTGAACATGGAATGCATGGCCGGGTTGTTGCTATTCATAGTATTTCAATTACAGCTCATAGCCTTGAGTATCGACAAAAGCTTTATGCAAAAATGAAAGAAGCTAAAATGATGGTTATAGCTTGCCCATTTGCTTGGATTGACAGTCCAAGACGTGAGGATCAAGGGCCTACTCGTAATTCGTTAACGCCAGTGGATGAATTATCAATGGCAGGAATTCCCGTTGCGATAGGTACTGATAATATTAGCGATTATATGTTACCTTTCTCAACGGGTAATATGTGGGAAGAGTTGAAGTTACTTGTAACGGGTTGCCGTTATACCGATTTAGATAATGTTATTAATGTTGCAACAAAAAATGGTCGCCTTGTTTTAGGTATAAAATAA
- a CDS encoding amino acid permease has protein sequence MADIKNNNIENKLRKDLGLVSALSLVVGMVLGAGAFMKPPAVLEIAGDYNYALLAWIVGGVVSICGGLTLCELGVMFPRTGGLLVYLEKIYGPKVAHLYGWMITVIFAPSLVGALVGYFSSVFCLLFSISDDYRMVVSIAVLGFIAFVNAIGVKEAAYLQTIATVCKLIPILLLTVFGLFKGNGQVAIFSSSGQGIESMAPFAVAILATLFAYDGWAQVASVAGEINNPAKILPKAIILGILFLVVVYACINIALFKILPVQEMVSLGHDASAVASQRMFGHLGGNLVAVGIMISILGGINGYIMTLSRTIFGMGERGNIIGAKFLSTIDDDSRSPINAILLLIVLAFLYVTLLDADRLSEISMFSIWIFYLLTFIGVIIGRKKYPNVPRPYKVIGYPIIPLIAICGAAYVIYGMLIYQTLNGIISIVLTLIGLPIYYYYNKKHSHIDGGFGQTKQYKVKRKYWIALGTVVLMAVFTLLLSYLTHN, from the coding sequence ATGGCAGATATAAAAAATAACAATATTGAAAATAAATTACGTAAAGATCTCGGACTCGTTTCCGCGTTATCGTTAGTTGTTGGTATGGTACTTGGCGCCGGTGCATTTATGAAACCACCTGCAGTACTTGAAATCGCCGGAGACTATAATTATGCATTATTAGCGTGGATTGTTGGCGGTGTGGTTTCTATTTGTGGTGGATTAACGCTTTGTGAACTCGGTGTGATGTTTCCTAGAACCGGTGGGTTGTTAGTTTATTTAGAAAAAATCTACGGCCCAAAAGTGGCCCATTTATATGGATGGATGATAACCGTCATTTTTGCCCCTTCCCTTGTTGGCGCTTTAGTCGGTTATTTTAGCTCGGTATTTTGCTTATTATTTTCGATCTCAGATGACTACCGTATGGTTGTCAGTATTGCGGTACTTGGTTTTATTGCATTTGTTAATGCAATTGGTGTAAAAGAGGCCGCCTACTTACAAACCATTGCAACCGTTTGTAAATTAATTCCAATTTTATTACTTACCGTATTTGGCTTATTTAAAGGGAATGGCCAAGTTGCGATATTTAGTAGCAGTGGTCAAGGCATTGAATCAATGGCACCGTTTGCGGTTGCAATTCTTGCTACCCTCTTTGCTTATGATGGCTGGGCACAGGTGGCATCGGTTGCTGGCGAAATTAATAACCCAGCCAAAATATTACCTAAAGCCATTATTTTAGGGATCTTATTTTTAGTGGTTGTTTACGCTTGTATCAATATAGCTTTATTTAAAATCCTACCGGTACAAGAGATGGTTTCGCTGGGGCATGATGCATCAGCCGTTGCCTCGCAGCGTATGTTTGGTCACCTTGGGGGTAATCTTGTTGCCGTTGGTATTATGATCTCAATTTTAGGTGGGATTAATGGTTATATTATGACACTTTCACGCACTATTTTTGGTATGGGTGAAAGAGGTAATATTATTGGGGCAAAATTCCTTAGTACCATCGATGATGATAGTCGCTCACCAATTAATGCTATTTTACTGCTTATCGTCTTAGCTTTTTTATATGTAACGTTACTTGATGCCGATAGATTATCTGAAATATCGATGTTTTCAATTTGGATTTTTTATCTATTAACTTTCATAGGCGTGATTATTGGCCGCAAAAAATACCCAAATGTACCAAGGCCTTATAAAGTCATCGGCTACCCTATCATTCCGTTAATTGCAATTTGTGGCGCCGCTTATGTTATTTATGGTATGTTAATTTACCAAACCTTAAATGGTATTATCTCAATTGTATTAACACTTATTGGCTTACCGATTTATTACTATTATAACAAGAAGCACTCTCATATCGACGGTGGATTTGGACAAACAAAACAATATAAAGTAAAACGTAAATATTGGATTGCCTTAGGAACGGTTGTTTTAATGGCTGTTTTTACACTACTATTAAGTTATTTGACACATAATTAG
- a CDS encoding porin family protein has protein sequence MRLKQLAIAVTLGTISTVALAENTGFYVGGKLGASIMQSKDVQSHGNDVTGAGYDYDLYGDKTKTVFNLGVNAGYDFNVSYNIPVRAELDYTYRTDAKISTSDYIFSSMQGTAGGEYEHANFKIRQSTLMANGYYDFYNSTAFTPYVGLGLGVSFVKYKDDVDMSKTKFAWSAMAGVSYKVMSNLTANVEYRYLDSGKIKGSDSDDYMNYSSSAKLHTNDVSIGLRYAF, from the coding sequence ATGCGTTTAAAGCAGTTGGCAATCGCAGTTACATTAGGAACCATTTCAACCGTAGCGCTTGCTGAAAATACTGGATTTTATGTTGGTGGCAAGTTAGGTGCAAGTATCATGCAATCGAAAGATGTCCAGTCGCATGGTAATGATGTTACAGGTGCTGGTTATGACTATGATTTATATGGTGATAAGACAAAAACAGTTTTCAACCTAGGTGTAAATGCGGGTTATGATTTTAATGTTTCTTATAACATACCAGTGCGTGCTGAACTTGATTACACTTATCGTACTGATGCTAAAATAAGCACATCAGATTATATCTTTTCATCAATGCAAGGAACTGCTGGTGGGGAATATGAACATGCTAATTTTAAAATTAGACAATCAACATTAATGGCTAATGGTTATTATGATTTTTATAATAGTACTGCCTTTACGCCTTATGTTGGTCTAGGTTTAGGTGTGAGTTTTGTGAAATATAAAGATGACGTGGATATGTCAAAAACAAAATTTGCATGGTCGGCAATGGCGGGGGTAAGTTATAAAGTGATGTCAAACTTAACTGCTAATGTTGAATATCGTTATCTTGATAGTGGCAAAATTAAAGGCAGTGATAGTGATGATTATATGAATTATAGCTCTTCAGCTAAACTTCATACAAATGACGTCAGCATCGGCCTTCGTTACGCATTTTAA
- the celB gene encoding PTS cellobiose transporter subunit IIC: MNTGFVVLQKYLMTPMAKISQFKLVRAVMAAGMASVPFTIVGSMFLVFNILPMTFTGLQGFFESTFFKVSDLYMIANTATIGILALYFNFVVGYELTKIEAEETGLNVNALNGAMLSTFAFFMTLPELVVQNGMISLINNQSEQVINGFRMGSGIVRLGTGGIFIAIIMAALATKLYFLCVRRNWVIKMPETVPLGVSRSFTALIPTFVIALSVIILNGVLVYFGTDIYSVIAIPFTFVTNLTKSWLGVMVILFLIHALWVVGIHGASIIGALITPITLVNMSENTMGAHIPFAGEFNNSLVIIGGSGATLLMTFFIAFCAKSSQLKILGRASAVPAIFNINEPVIFGMPIVYNPYLAIPFFLAPMACGTLGYFAINMQIIQPIVALIPWPSPIGLGAFISTGGDYKAIVVAILSAILALLIYLPFVKFYDNKLYKDEQKKAEK, encoded by the coding sequence ATGAATACTGGATTTGTGGTTTTACAAAAGTATCTGATGACGCCTATGGCAAAAATATCTCAATTTAAGCTAGTACGTGCTGTCATGGCAGCAGGAATGGCATCGGTACCTTTCACTATCGTTGGCTCTATGTTTTTAGTCTTTAATATTTTGCCAATGACATTTACTGGATTACAAGGCTTTTTTGAAAGCACGTTTTTTAAGGTCAGCGATCTTTATATGATTGCAAATACTGCAACAATCGGGATTTTAGCGCTTTATTTTAACTTTGTTGTCGGTTACGAATTAACTAAAATTGAAGCAGAAGAAACAGGCCTTAATGTTAATGCACTTAATGGTGCGATGTTATCCACGTTTGCTTTTTTTATGACGTTGCCTGAATTAGTTGTACAAAATGGCATGATCAGTTTAATTAATAACCAAAGTGAGCAGGTGATCAATGGATTTCGAATGGGATCGGGAATAGTCCGTTTAGGCACCGGTGGCATTTTTATTGCAATTATTATGGCCGCTTTAGCAACCAAGCTCTATTTTTTATGCGTCAGGCGCAATTGGGTCATAAAAATGCCAGAAACCGTGCCATTGGGGGTTTCACGTTCTTTTACGGCACTAATTCCAACGTTTGTAATTGCGCTTAGTGTCATTATTCTTAATGGTGTATTAGTTTATTTTGGCACCGATATTTATAGTGTTATTGCTATTCCGTTTACCTTTGTAACCAATTTGACTAAAAGCTGGCTGGGTGTCATGGTGATCCTATTTTTAATCCATGCGCTATGGGTTGTTGGTATTCATGGGGCAAGTATTATTGGGGCGTTAATAACGCCTATTACACTGGTTAATATGTCTGAAAATACGATGGGAGCCCATATTCCATTTGCTGGTGAGTTTAACAATTCACTTGTTATTATTGGGGGTTCTGGAGCAACACTATTGATGACTTTTTTCATCGCTTTTTGTGCAAAATCAAGCCAATTAAAAATATTAGGTAGGGCATCTGCCGTTCCTGCAATATTTAATATTAACGAACCCGTTATTTTCGGTATGCCAATTGTTTATAATCCCTATTTAGCCATCCCCTTTTTCTTAGCGCCAATGGCGTGCGGCACGTTAGGTTATTTCGCAATTAATATGCAAATTATTCAACCTATTGTCGCATTAATTCCTTGGCCATCGCCGATAGGATTAGGGGCATTTATTAGCACAGGGGGGGATTATAAAGCGATTGTTGTTGCAATATTATCAGCAATTCTTGCGCTACTTATTTATCTTCCTTTTGTGAAGTTTTATGACAATAAATTATATAAAGATGAACAAAAAAAAGCTGAAAAATAG
- a CDS encoding PTS cellobiose transporter subunit IIA — protein sequence MNEKMTTEEIQLVAFTIILHSGNAKTKTHQAFKAMREANFTLANQLLEEANDEILQAHKSQTELLQSYANGKKIEMEIIMVHAQDHLMTTMTLREMAIEMAYLYMQLNSVTNNVRG from the coding sequence ATGAATGAAAAAATGACCACCGAAGAGATCCAACTTGTTGCATTTACGATTATTTTGCATAGTGGTAATGCAAAAACCAAAACGCATCAAGCATTTAAAGCGATGCGAGAAGCTAATTTTACATTGGCAAATCAACTACTCGAAGAGGCAAATGACGAAATATTACAAGCTCATAAATCACAAACGGAGCTACTTCAATCCTATGCTAATGGCAAAAAAATTGAAATGGAAATTATTATGGTTCATGCGCAAGATCACTTAATGACAACGATGACTTTGCGGGAAATGGCGATTGAAATGGCTTATTTATATATGCAACTTAACAGTGTTACAAACAATGTAAGAGGTTAA
- a CDS encoding PRD domain-containing protein: MIKNKQRELISLLARSKNTFKTSTDLAIDLSLSDRTVRTYLKDLKEVIEDNGGQIISKQGHGFQLQIKDRSAFNSFLIMHNLLDTNEKQSKSREASERKHYLLNLLLLESQKIDLDDLSECLFISTSQLNKDIAEIKNQLIPYELTLKKNRSIVFVEGLERAKRHFIMSYFFRQKSVNFLQQLTSSNKFCEAISFDMLTIIILDECREGNIRLSDVMIQNVVLHLALSIKRLQSGLSIQNISMPQATKTNVEYQIAKKIIDRIESIIGFSFPKEEQMYLTLHLMTKSNFMRHESDLDLCLPLTDLLFKIQQETGYLFAQDEQLKNGLIQHLKPMLIRLEQNIKLDNPLLDEIKLNYPELLALIKHYCGQLPNLMQFEINDDEWGYLALHFLASIEKLKNEQKAKVIIICATGLGSAQLLKTRVESEFDERIKIVAIKGYYETNTEMLNDVDFIISSIDLSSKVFKIPVFHVSVFLTEQDVQQIRRYLSCYKAPISNRKKPNVMYSSINAGSYLSDIEQIIDDLAADYFYLCQETVKGKAEILDHLLNLLAFDEAKNYKQEMKQQIENRMALGEIFFSQTIVVPHPAIAVSKLSKIGIAIMPNGLFWDQNYPSVHFIFMISPSIYQNPHLAIMTKAIVALIEDFDVQQKMLRIENFTEFKKLFMTLIEKGA, encoded by the coding sequence ATGATAAAAAATAAGCAACGTGAACTAATTAGTTTGCTCGCTCGGTCTAAAAATACATTTAAAACCAGCACTGATCTTGCTATCGACTTATCATTATCTGATCGCACTGTTCGAACTTATCTTAAAGACTTAAAAGAGGTTATTGAAGATAACGGTGGACAAATTATTAGTAAGCAAGGACACGGCTTCCAGCTTCAAATTAAAGATAGGTCGGCATTTAATTCATTTTTAATCATGCACAATCTTTTAGATACAAATGAAAAACAATCGAAGAGCAGAGAAGCATCTGAAAGAAAACATTACTTACTCAATTTACTCTTATTAGAAAGTCAAAAAATAGATCTTGATGATTTATCCGAATGCCTATTTATCAGTACATCCCAGTTAAATAAAGATATTGCTGAAATAAAAAATCAGCTAATACCGTATGAATTAACGCTTAAAAAAAACAGATCAATCGTGTTTGTTGAAGGACTTGAAAGGGCTAAGCGGCACTTTATTATGAGTTATTTTTTTCGGCAAAAATCAGTTAATTTTTTGCAGCAGCTAACTAGTTCAAATAAGTTTTGCGAAGCGATCAGTTTTGATATGTTAACCATTATCATTTTAGATGAATGCCGTGAAGGTAATATAAGATTATCTGATGTAATGATCCAAAATGTAGTGTTACACCTTGCTTTAAGTATTAAACGTTTGCAATCAGGGCTTTCTATTCAAAATATAAGCATGCCTCAGGCAACGAAAACCAATGTTGAATATCAAATTGCTAAAAAGATTATTGATAGAATTGAATCTATTATTGGGTTTTCTTTTCCAAAAGAAGAGCAAATGTACTTAACGTTGCATTTAATGACGAAATCTAATTTTATGCGACACGAATCAGATTTAGATCTCTGCCTGCCATTGACCGATTTATTATTTAAAATCCAACAAGAAACCGGTTATCTTTTTGCTCAAGATGAGCAATTAAAAAATGGGCTCATTCAGCACTTAAAACCGATGTTGATACGTTTAGAGCAAAATATTAAATTAGACAATCCTCTATTAGATGAAATTAAACTAAATTATCCTGAACTTTTAGCGCTAATCAAACATTATTGTGGTCAGCTTCCTAATCTAATGCAGTTTGAAATTAACGATGATGAATGGGGATATTTAGCATTGCATTTTTTAGCGTCTATTGAAAAATTAAAAAATGAACAAAAAGCAAAAGTAATTATTATTTGTGCAACAGGCCTTGGTAGCGCTCAACTATTAAAAACTCGTGTTGAAAGTGAATTTGATGAACGAATAAAAATAGTTGCGATAAAAGGGTATTATGAAACTAATACTGAAATGTTAAACGATGTCGATTTTATTATTTCGTCAATCGATCTTTCCTCAAAAGTATTTAAAATTCCGGTTTTTCATGTTTCAGTTTTTCTAACTGAGCAAGATGTTCAGCAAATTCGCCGTTATCTTTCATGTTATAAAGCGCCTATATCAAATCGCAAAAAACCGAACGTAATGTATTCAAGTATCAATGCGGGTAGTTATTTAAGCGATATTGAGCAAATCATTGATGATTTAGCCGCCGATTATTTTTATCTTTGCCAAGAAACCGTAAAAGGCAAAGCAGAAATTTTAGACCATTTACTCAATTTATTAGCTTTCGATGAAGCCAAAAATTACAAACAAGAGATGAAACAGCAAATAGAAAATCGCATGGCATTAGGTGAAATCTTTTTTAGCCAAACCATTGTTGTGCCACATCCAGCCATTGCGGTGAGTAAATTATCTAAAATAGGCATTGCAATTATGCCTAATGGCTTATTTTGGGATCAAAATTACCCAAGTGTCCATTTTATTTTTATGATTTCCCCCTCTATTTACCAAAATCCTCATTTAGCAATAATGACGAAAGCGATTGTCGCGTTGATAGAGGATTTCGATGTACAACAAAAAATGCTACGGATTGAAAACTTTACTGAATTTAAAAAACTTTTTATGACGCTTATTGAAAAAGGAGCTTAG
- a CDS encoding PTS cellobiose transporter subunit IIB produces the protein MKKALIICASGMSSSLMAKKVTDYFVSKDKAISVDAVSATEGNGMIKNSDFSLFLISPQTMMMFDNLKKLGDEVGKPVVSIPFPAYIPIPSGIEQLANLIEDSIK, from the coding sequence ATGAAAAAAGCGTTAATTATCTGTGCTTCAGGCATGTCATCATCTTTAATGGCAAAAAAAGTAACAGACTATTTTGTAAGTAAAGATAAAGCGATTTCTGTTGATGCCGTTTCTGCAACCGAAGGTAATGGTATGATTAAAAATAGTGATTTCTCGCTGTTTTTAATCAGTCCACAAACTATGATGATGTTTGATAATCTGAAAAAGTTGGGCGATGAGGTGGGTAAACCGGTGGTTAGTATTCCTTTTCCTGCATATATTCCGATCCCATCAGGCATTGAGCAGCTAGCAAACCTTATCGAAGATAGTATTAAATGA
- a CDS encoding 6-phospho-beta-glucosidase, with translation MNNKGLPKDFLWGGAVAAHQLEGAWQAGGKGISVADVMTVGSPKSHRKITEGVIAGEYYPNHEAIDFYHQYKEDMALFAEMGFKCFRTSIAWTRIFPKGDELTPNEEGLKFYDALFDECLKHNIEPIVTLSHFELPYHLVTQYGGFSNRKLIDFFVRFAEVCFKRYKNKVKYWMTFNEINNQANFNEDFAPFTNSGIFYKAGDNRELIMYQAAHYELVASAKSVQIGHQINPDFQIGCMIAVVPIYPQTCKPGDILMAQKAMERRYFFTDVHVHGSYPNYIKKYWQRKGFALDITNDDLNILKKGTVDYIGFSYYMSYAINKKAGNDTYDYNESTDLVRNQYVKASDWGWQIDPEGLRYTLNWLTDMYRLPLFIVENGFGAYDQIKADGTIDDPYRIEYLREHIKQMKLAVEEDGVDLIGYTPWGCIDLVSAGTGEMEKRYGFIYVDKDNKGNGTLARRRKASFAWYKQVILSNGETL, from the coding sequence ATGAATAATAAAGGATTACCAAAAGATTTTTTATGGGGTGGCGCAGTTGCCGCTCATCAACTTGAAGGTGCGTGGCAAGCTGGAGGGAAGGGAATTAGCGTTGCTGACGTTATGACGGTAGGCTCACCGAAAAGTCATCGTAAAATTACCGAAGGCGTGATTGCAGGTGAATACTATCCCAATCATGAGGCAATTGATTTTTACCATCAATATAAAGAGGATATGGCACTTTTTGCTGAAATGGGATTTAAGTGTTTTAGAACCTCCATTGCTTGGACTCGTATCTTCCCTAAAGGTGATGAACTGACACCAAATGAAGAAGGGTTGAAATTTTATGATGCGCTATTTGATGAATGCTTAAAACATAATATTGAGCCGATTGTAACGCTTTCTCATTTTGAGCTACCTTATCATTTGGTTACGCAGTATGGTGGTTTTAGTAATCGAAAATTAATTGATTTTTTTGTCCGCTTTGCGGAAGTTTGCTTCAAACGTTATAAAAATAAGGTCAAATATTGGATGACGTTTAATGAAATAAATAATCAAGCTAATTTTAATGAAGATTTTGCTCCATTTACGAATTCAGGTATCTTTTATAAAGCAGGTGATAACCGTGAATTAATTATGTACCAAGCCGCTCATTATGAACTTGTTGCCAGTGCAAAATCGGTTCAAATTGGTCATCAAATTAATCCTGATTTTCAAATTGGTTGCATGATTGCCGTGGTGCCAATTTATCCTCAAACATGTAAACCTGGCGATATATTAATGGCGCAAAAAGCGATGGAGCGCCGTTATTTTTTTACTGATGTTCATGTTCATGGCAGTTATCCAAACTACATTAAAAAATATTGGCAACGTAAAGGATTTGCATTAGATATTACCAATGACGATCTTAACATCTTAAAAAAAGGCACTGTTGATTACATTGGCTTTAGTTATTACATGTCATATGCTATTAACAAAAAAGCAGGTAATGATACCTATGATTATAATGAAAGTACCGATCTTGTTCGCAATCAATATGTAAAAGCGTCAGATTGGGGATGGCAAATTGATCCAGAAGGATTACGTTATACGTTAAATTGGTTGACTGATATGTATCGACTGCCACTCTTTATTGTTGAAAATGGTTTTGGGGCTTATGACCAAATTAAGGCCGATGGCACAATTGATGATCCTTACCGCATTGAATACCTACGTGAACATATCAAACAAATGAAACTGGCCGTTGAAGAAGATGGCGTTGACTTAATTGGCTATACGCCTTGGGGCTGTATTGATCTGGTTTCAGCCGGCACGGGTGAAATGGAAAAACGTTATGGGTTTATATATGTAGATAAAGATAACAAAGGCAATGGCACATTAGCGCGTCGTCGAAAAGCATCATTTGCGTGGTATAAGCAAGTTATCTTATCGAATGGGGAAACACTCTAA